In Acidobacteriota bacterium, a genomic segment contains:
- a CDS encoding VWA domain-containing protein, which produces MKVLLSSLMTGILSLSLLSAQEPEEDLPKPLITSRVDVVNVLATVRKGDREYVANLSRHDFTVYEDGVPQEIEFFSYQAGEDAQPLTVVLAMDTSGSVKDKLEFERMAAMEFFNGTLRPNTDLAALVQFDSEINLVQDFTFDLPVLEKALGSVRAGGHTKLYDAIYLSVDEMLRHQFGRRVLVVLSDGRDTASSYSREEAIRKAQEEDVVIFGIGVEGPQSNPDFGALEDMSKATGGDFFKSKVQLARLRDAFSRINAEIKNQYSIGYVSSNTRNDGKFREIEVKVRRGGVKVKHREGYYAPSAFADSGSQ; this is translated from the coding sequence ATGAAAGTCCTGCTGAGCAGCCTCATGACGGGCATCCTCTCTCTATCTCTCCTGTCCGCTCAGGAGCCGGAAGAGGATTTACCCAAGCCGCTGATCACCTCGCGCGTCGACGTGGTCAACGTTCTGGCCACCGTCCGCAAAGGCGACCGCGAATATGTCGCCAATTTGTCCCGCCACGACTTCACCGTCTACGAGGATGGAGTTCCCCAGGAGATCGAGTTTTTCAGCTACCAGGCTGGGGAGGATGCCCAACCGCTGACGGTGGTTCTGGCCATGGACACCTCGGGCAGCGTCAAGGACAAGCTCGAGTTCGAACGCATGGCGGCCATGGAGTTCTTTAACGGCACCCTGCGTCCCAACACCGATTTGGCGGCCCTGGTGCAGTTCGACAGCGAAATCAACTTGGTTCAGGACTTCACCTTCGACCTGCCCGTGCTGGAAAAGGCCCTGGGCAGCGTGCGGGCCGGCGGGCACACCAAGCTCTACGACGCCATATACCTGTCGGTGGATGAAATGCTGCGGCACCAGTTCGGACGGCGCGTCCTGGTGGTGCTCTCGGACGGCAGGGACACCGCCAGCAGCTACAGCCGGGAAGAGGCCATCCGAAAGGCTCAAGAAGAAGACGTGGTCATTTTCGGCATCGGAGTGGAGGGGCCGCAAAGCAATCCCGACTTCGGAGCCCTGGAGGACATGTCCAAGGCTACCGGCGGTGATTTCTTCAAGTCCAAGGTACAGTTGGCCCGCCTGCGCGACGCCTTCAGCCGCATCAACGCGGAAATCAAGAACCAGTACAGCATCGGCTACGTTTCCTCCAACACGCGCAACGACGGGAAGTTCAGGGAGATCGAAGTCAAGGTGCGGCGCGGAGGCGTCAAGGTCAAGCATCGCGAGGGCTACTACGCTCCCAGCGCCTTCGCCGACAGCGGCAGCCAGTAA
- a CDS encoding C4-type zinc ribbon domain-containing protein: MPVVNPELEQLRRFQSADLKIRELQDKTAQIPQEIADLDQLLDDDRQAVQQAEERLQEARARRKSLELEVDQHKEKRRKSKTQLMEVKSNKEYQAMLHEIAAADKTISDKEDKILEVMLDIDDLKEDLAAAQSKLEREKRMVEKRRRQMKAFGVEAEQKIAQLEERKEKLLGSIPSDLMNLYHRIAEAHNGMGMAELRDRTCQACNVTQRPQLIADLRAGRGIAKCESCKRILYIVPPAQKTPSETSEAEQAGDGNAAS, from the coding sequence ATGCCCGTCGTGAATCCAGAGCTTGAGCAACTGAGACGATTTCAGTCGGCGGATCTGAAGATTCGCGAACTGCAAGACAAGACCGCCCAGATTCCTCAAGAAATCGCCGATCTCGATCAACTTCTGGACGACGACCGCCAGGCCGTCCAGCAGGCCGAAGAACGGTTGCAGGAGGCCCGCGCGCGGCGCAAGTCGCTGGAGCTCGAGGTGGACCAGCACAAGGAGAAGCGGCGCAAGAGCAAGACGCAGCTCATGGAGGTCAAGTCCAACAAGGAGTATCAGGCCATGCTCCACGAAATCGCCGCGGCCGACAAGACCATCTCCGACAAAGAGGACAAGATCCTGGAAGTGATGCTGGACATCGACGACCTCAAGGAAGACCTCGCCGCGGCTCAATCCAAGCTGGAGCGGGAAAAGCGGATGGTGGAGAAGCGGCGCCGGCAAATGAAAGCCTTCGGCGTCGAGGCCGAGCAGAAGATCGCTCAGCTCGAAGAACGCAAGGAGAAGCTGTTGGGCTCCATTCCCAGCGATCTCATGAATCTCTATCATCGCATCGCCGAAGCCCACAACGGCATGGGGATGGCGGAATTGCGCGACCGCACCTGCCAGGCCTGCAACGTGACTCAGCGTCCCCAGCTCATCGCCGACCTAAGGGCCGGACGAGGCATCGCCAAGTGCGAGAGCTGCAAACGCATCCTTTATATCGTGCCTCCTGCCCAAAAGACTCCCTCTGAAACGTCCGAGGCCGAGCAGGCCGGCGACGGCAACGCCGCCTCCTGA